The DNA window GCTCCGGGATGGCGTCCAGCTTTCGGATGGTATTCTCCACAATATCCCTTGTCTGCCGGTCACGGATAACCGGCACGATTTCTTTCAGCCCCGCAAGGGTGTCCTCTTTTGTACCGGCGGCGTACTGATAGACCATGGCCAACTCGTCTTTAGAAAAATTCATCTTCATTCTGCGCCCTCCTTCTCTGTGCCGTTTCCGGCAAACACTTTTTCCATAAGCTGACGGGTGCTGTCTTTGTGGAACAGCAGCTTCAAGAATAGACTGACCTGTTCATCCGTGATGGCTTCTGGGTGGGGAAGGTAGCTTTCCAGCATGGCGGCTCTGGTGCAAAGCCGGTGCGTCCGTTCCTTCCGGGTCAGCGCCTTGGCCTGATGGGTCAGACGCTTTTCCTCCTGTTGCGCCCAGCGCAGCTTCTTTTCCGTTTTCTCTATCTCCTGATTGAGTGCTTCCAGCTTTTCATTCATAAGCGGCTGTCCTCCTTCTTGGGAATGAGTACATATATCTTGTTGGGTTCCCCGAAGCCCTGACGCACCCGCAGTATCAGTCCGGCGTCCTC is part of the Lachnospiraceae bacterium KGMB03038 genome and encodes:
- a CDS encoding chemotaxis protein, with protein sequence MKMNFSKDELAMVYQYAAGTKEDTLAGLKEIVPVIRDRQTRDIVENTIRKLDAIPEPECRRFIADTKQRFIQNRDNSIRRRLAEAKAQARTKKPHPKRKEPDRERS
- a CDS encoding DUF3847 domain-containing protein → MNEKLEALNQEIEKTEKKLRWAQQEEKRLTHQAKALTRKERTHRLCTRAAMLESYLPHPEAITDEQVSLFLKLLFHKDSTRQLMEKVFAGNGTEKEGAE